The Coffea arabica cultivar ET-39 chromosome 2c, Coffea Arabica ET-39 HiFi, whole genome shotgun sequence genome includes the window TTCTGGAGTATCCATGCTCTGCTTCTGATCAAAGTTCGTGGAATCATTCAATTGACGTTTGCAACTTAATAGATTCACTACCAACGTGAAGCTATGCTAACTTAGTTCTTCTTCATATAGATGGCCTTCTTATGAATCCCAACCCACCTCACATCCTGCGCTAGATTTGTTATCTGTTCAAATTGCCAGCGAAGTCTGCTTGCTGCTGCTAGTTAATATTTATCAAAATGGTTTCAAGGTCCCCAACATTTTTGGGGAAACATTTGCCTCCGGTGGCCTTGTATCAGTAtcatttttaataaaatatgttCTGCAATCAAGATTATAGATGATAAACAAACAATTCTATCCCATTGAACTGATGTAGCACTTGGATGTGAAATGCCAATCAGTTGCTGAATTAGGCGTTTAAAAGTTCACTACTATTAGTCACAAGCATGCATTATAGTTGTCTTATATTTAGtgtgaaaccaaaatttgaagaacaGGCACGGtacaattgcaaaaattggtgcTCGATGGATCATAACACGTAGCAGTGACTAGGTGAACAATGGCAGACTCCCCAACCAGTGTAACAAATGCATGCAGAAAGCTGGGGTTCTAACCTGCTACCGCTTGAGAGGACTAGCAGAGCATTTCGAAGTTGGAAGATagcatttttttaattaaaccaaaaaaaaaaagactcgaAGAACACCAAACAAGCTAAAAATTCGACCATGCAAGCGCAACTGGAGTCCTGACTCCTGATTACAACAAgtataaagagaagaaaagcgCAAGCGTAATGGAGGATAATGCAAAACCGGATACTAACTTGAGAATACAAGTCCAGAATCAGCGGCAAAAGTTGTTTTAAGAAAATGTAATGACAGTCAAACACTACGTAAATGGAAGGTCATCATAGGACCAGAGCCAAGTGAATACTAATTGTTTACTTCTCCTTGGTATAGTGTCGGACAGCAAAGGCCAAACCCATGATCAAGAGGGGTACAAGAAACTGTAAGATCTTGATCACGAATTCTGGAGTCTTGTCAGGGTTATACTGGGCTTGCTGTGGTGGGATGTACATGCGTTTCAGGGGAACTGTGGCCTTGTCTATCTCCCCAATGTAGTATTGGTCCATCATATCTCTAGCAGAGTCACTATGGCCAACATCCTCAAAGTCATTTGTTGCATCTTTCCCTGAAGATTCCATATAATGATCAGAACAGACCTCCAAAAGTCATAATCAAGGCCCAAAGGTCAAGAATTAAGTGTAGCGTCAGCGCAGGGGAATTTAACAACATTACCAGTTGCTGAAAGCAAAACTTCATCACCTCCAGGATGTTCTTCCATGAACGGGGTAACATCATACACCTGAAAGGAAGTCGGCAATTGTAATGAATGTAAAGTAGCAGAAATGGTcaaaacagagaaaaaaaaatcatcaataataaCAACATTTGCCCAACAGCTTAAACAAATAATCTCCAAGGGCCCATCAGACCTAAGAGTGCTAGGTTTCCTTTAGCCCATCAAATTGGTTTCAGAATCCTTGCACTGGTAAAGTTTGAATTAATACGTCAACTGCAGAACTAAAAGAAGCCATTGTTTCACCAAACTCACAAATGTGCAAAGATGTTCAAACCCACAAGAAGGCCAAAAGACTCTGATTGCATCCTAAGAGAAATCTTTCAACGTCACCTTTGCAAATACAAATTTCTTGAACATCTTACAGATGCTTTTAACTGATTATACACGCCGACTCTCCTAGAGTGCTACATCATTTCATCTGTAGCCCCGTAACAACTGATTACAAACCTATAGCGTGTGGAGTAATTGTTTGAAGATGCAGTGGTGTACAAGTAGCAGAAAGAGTATGAAACAGTATACAGGGCAAGTTTCCACTCTCCTGGATAAAAACAGTCTGTTGTAGAAACAGAATGATACCATGTAGGGGGAGACAACAATTTTGTAATACCTATTTGCCTAAACAACTTATCATCAAATAATGAAACGGTTGATCCTAGGACCTCATATTGAATCACCAAAAAGATCTGAGCCATATATGACCCAATTCAGCTTTTAATATTACAGTTGTTTGCAAGTGACAATGATGTGAGCTGCATCAGCATATATTTAAGCACTTCAGGCAAGTAGCATAAAAGAAGAGACAACTTAATTGGCCCAGAGGATCCAAAAGTACAAAATTCCTGGAGCTTCTGCTGGGCCAACAGGATGAAATAAAAGTTATCAGAAGGGAAATTcatctagagagagagagagggagagagagataaattcaagaaatttcaaaaatcaaCAGCAAGGGTATAACAATGAAGATCGAACATGAAAAAACCTAAAAACCGAGTAGAAGCTAGAGACTTTTAAAGTAAGAGAAGAGAGATGAAGCGAAAGGAACAAAGATTTGACCTTTCCATTGATAATCAGCCAGCAATCCTTGGTCTTGTTGTGCTGAACAACCTCGTCAAAGGTGTGAACCTTCTGATCTGATGCCATTGTTTCCTGCAAATACTGAACAACAAAAGTCAAACCCCTCCCGCACCCGtataccaaaaaatttcaaaaacttttATAAGTATATTCATCATATCAGTTAGGTTAGGTGAGGGAATCAGAGTGTTTAGATTCCGTACATGAGAtgtaacaaaagaaacaaacaaacaagaagaaagaaaaagaagaatctAGAGGAATTATTAGCTTACGGGAGGGAGAAGGATTTTCGGTGAAATGTATAGAAAGAATAGATTCTCCCTAccttctctctctttccttCTCCTTCTCGGATCGTTAGCCAAACTACCAACACAGAATCTTTG containing:
- the LOC140026299 gene encoding cytochrome b5-like, which translates into the protein MASDQKVHTFDEVVQHNKTKDCWLIINGKVYDVTPFMEEHPGGDEVLLSATGKDATNDFEDVGHSDSARDMMDQYYIGEIDKATVPLKRMYIPPQQAQYNPDKTPEFVIKILQFLVPLLIMGLAFAVRHYTKEK